The genomic interval ATCCAAGCCAAGATCAGGTGACCCAGTTGGCGGTGTTAGGCATGACCACCGTGGTGATTGATGCGTTTGTTATGCTTGGCTACACCACCTTGGCGTCTCAATTGGGGCGTTTTATCCGTTCAGAGAAAGTGATGGGCAAAATAAACAAAGTATTTGGTTCAATGTTTATGGGTTGTGGGGCATTATTAGCAGCTGCAAAATCATAACTACCAGTGATAAATTCACTGGTTAGTCACTGAGCATAAGAATAAAGCACTAAATGAATACCACATACGTCGCACGGCAGCCGATCTTTAATCGGAAGAAACATACCTTAGGTTATGAACTTTTGTTTCGTGACGGAGAGAGCAACGCCTATCCGGTACACATCGAATCAAACCGTGCGACCTATCGCTTGATTGTGGAAAACTTTCTGTCCGTAGGCACCAATCCGGCCATCGCCTCTTCACGCTGTTTTATCAACTTTCCGTATCAAACCTTGATTCGCCGTTTGCCACTCAGTCTGCCGAAAAACAAAGTGGTGATTGAGGTGCTGGAAACGTGTCAGCCAACGGATGAGCTGCTTGACGCGATTCGTGATTTGTATCGCGAAGGCTATGTTATCGCGCTGGATGACTTCACCTTGACCCCGGAATGGCATCGTTTTTTGCCCTATGTGCACATCGTGAAATTGGATGTGATGGATTTGGGGATGGAGAAGGCGTGTGAGTTGGTCAAAGAGCACTTGGCACGGCGCGTGAAATACCATTTCTTGGCAGAAAAAGTGGAAACGGCGGAAGAGTTTGAACTAGCGAAAGAGGCGGGATTTAAATTCTTTCAAGGCTACTTTTTTAGTAAGCCAGAAGTGGTGCAAACGCGTTATGTCAGCCCTGAGCAGACTGTGGCGTTGGAGTTGTTTCGTGAAGTGTGCAAGAGCGAGCCAGATTTTGGCCGCATTGAGCAGATCATTTCGCAAGATGTGGCGTTATCTTACAAACTGTTGCGTTTCGTCAATACTCAGTCGACCCGTCTTGAAGTCACCATCAGTTCGTTTCGCCAAGCACTGATTTACCTTGGGCAAGACAAACTGAAAATGTTCGTCTCTCTGGTGGTGGCGTCTTATGTCTCTACCAACAAGCCACGTGAGTTGTATAACCTCTCGCTACAACGCGCGCAATTTTGTGAGCTGATGTCTCGTCGTCACCCTTTCAGTAAGCATAACGAACAAGGCTTTATGATCGGTTTGCTGTCGATTCTCGATGCGATGATGGATCTGTCGGTGGAGTCTTTGGTCAACCACCTGCCATTGAGCGAAATTGCGAAACAGGCATTACTGTGTCGTGGCGGCGCTTATGGGGCATTGATTGCACTCGAGGAGTGTTTCGAACAGGCAGACTGGCGTGGCATTGAGCAGTGGTGTGAACAACTGGGCTTGTCGATAGAAGAGGTGCGTTACGAATTGGTCGAAGCGCAGCGTTGGTCGCAGGAGTTTGCTCTGATCTAAACTGACACCACGCAATATGAATTTTTGATGACAACTGAGCCGACGCGTTGACGTCGGCTTTGTTTTTTCTCAATATATACGCATATCCATATATGAGAATATAAACATGCTACCACACCAGTTTTTTAAACTGCTTTCTGATGAAACTCGCGTTCGTTGCCTGATGCTGGTGGCACGAGAAGGAAAAATTTGTGTTGGCGAGTTGACGTATGCGCTGCAAGAAAGTCAGCCGAAAGTCTCTCGTCATTTGGCACAGCTGCGAGCCAGCGGGCTATTGGTGGATGAAAGACAGGGTCAATGGGTCTTCTATCGTCTCTCCGATCAGTTGCCGGGTTGGATGAAAAAAATGGTCGATGACCTGATTGCTTCCAACTGTTTAAAGCAAGTTTATCAACAAGATATTGCGCGTCTGCATCAACAAGATCGTGTGGCGTGCTGTTAAATTGAAATTGAATTATTAGGGAATAGACCATGACGATCAAAGTGGGAATTAACGGATTTGGCCGTATTGGCCGCTTGGCAATGCGCGCGGCCTTTGATTGGCCAGAGTTGGAGTTTGTTTTAATTAATGATGTGGCGGGGGATGCCACCACATTGGGCCATTTGTTGGAGTTCGATTCAGTGCAGGGCCGCTGGCACCACGAGGTGACGGTGCAAGGTCAGCAATTGCACATCAATGGCCACGTGATTGAAACCACTCAACAGCGTGAAATCAGTGCGGTGGATTGGTCGGGCTGTGATGTGGTGATTGAGGCGACAGGTGTGCATCGCAAAAGCAGCTTCCTTAATCAATACCTCGAGCAAGGCGTGAAACGCGTGGTGGTCAGCGCTCCAGTGAAAGAAGGGGGCATTGCCAATATTGTAGTGGGCGTGAACGACGAGATCTTTAACCCAGAGCAGCATCGCATTGTGACCGCAGCCTCGTGCACCACCAACTGCATTGCACCAGTGGTGAAAGTGATTCACGAGAAACTCGGTATCGAACAAGCATCGTTTACCACCATTCATGATCTCACCAACACGCAAACCATTCTTGATGCGCCGCACAAAGATCTGCGTCGTGCCCGTGCCTGCGGCATGAGCTTGATCCCGACGACCACAGGCAGTGCCACGGCGATTGTGGAAATTTTCCCAGAGCTGAAAGATCGCATTAACGGTCACGCGGTGCGCGTTCCTCTAGCGAATGCTTCACTGACCGATATTATTTTTGATGTGAAGCGTGATACCACGGCTGAGGAGGTCAACGCATTACTCAAAGCAGCCTCGCAAGGGGAGTTAAACGGCATTCTTGGTTTTGAAGAGCGCCCATTGGTGTCGATTGATTATCGCGGCGATCAACGCTCAACCATCGTCGATGCCCTTTCTACCATGGTGGTGGGCACGCGCATGGTGAAGATTTACGCTTGGTATGATAACGAAATGGGCTACGCGACCCGTACCGCAGAGCTGGTGCGTAAAGTAGGAGCGGCATAATGGAAACGTCAATCATCAACCACCCGGTTTGGCAATTGGACCTACCGTCTGGCGCATTGGTCTTAACGCCTTGCCCTGGCACCAAAGGGGTCGATTTACACTCGTCATTGCAACAGTTGGCGGACAGCGGCGTACAAGCCGTTGTCACGGCGCTGGGCGATGCGGAACTGGCGAGTAAAGAAGTCGCAGAGCTTGGCCCGTTGGTCGTCGAGCTCGGCATGCGTTGGTATCAAATCGAAATCGAAGATGACTGCGCGCCAGATGAGACCTTTGCCGCGCATTGGCAGCAAGCCAGTCCAGAGCTGCAAGCCATTCTTCGTGATGGTGGCAAAGTGGCGCTGCACTGCATGGGTGGCTCTGGTCGCACCGGATTGTTCGCCGCCCATTTGCTGCTAGAGCAAGGTTGGGCATTGGGCGACATTATTCGTGAAGTACAAGCCTTGAGGCCCGGCGCCTTCACGCGAGAGGTGCAGTTGAGCTACATCGAATCTGTGGCAAACGCACAGTGAGCAGCCATTAGGGCTTTTGGATCATCATGATCCAAAAGCCTGTTAACCTGTACACAGAGGGCTAATAATGATCGCTCAACTGAGCAAAAGTGTCCGCCAATACATGCTGGTCACGTTTAACTATTGGAACTTTACCTTAACCGATGGGGCACTGCGCATGCTGGTGGTGCTCTATTTCCACGACCTTGGTTACTCGGCGCTGGCGATTGCCTCGCTGTTTTTGTTTTACGAGTTTTTTGGCGTGGTGACCAACTTGATTGGTGGATGGTTGGGGGCAAGGCTCGGTCTCAATAAGACCATGAACATCGGCTTGGCCATGCAAATCATCGCGTTGCTGATGTTGGCTGTCCCCGCCGCTTGGCTGACGATTCCTTGGGTGATGGCCGCGCAAGCACTCTCTGGCATTGCCAAAGATTTGAATAAGATGAGTGCCAAAAGCGCCATCAAAACCTTAGTGCCGGACGAGCAGCAAGGCGCATTGTTCAAGTGGGTAGCCATTCTGACGGGGTCGAAGAATGCCTTAAAAGGGGCGGGCTTTTTCCTCGGTGGTCTCTTATTGGCCGTTTTCGGTTTTCAATACGCAGTACTCGCCATGGCGGGGGGACTTACCTTAGTGTTGATTGGCAGTTTGGTTAGCCTAGAGTCGGAAATGGGCAAAGCGAAAAACAAGCCGAAGTTTAATGAGATTTTCTCCAAATCGGCGCCTGTCAACATTCTCTCCGCTGCTCGCCTTTTTCTCTTTGGTGCGCGAGATGTCTGGTTTGTGGTGGCACTGCCCGTTTATCTTGGTAGTGTGTTTGGTTGGGATCACCTTTGGGTTGGTGGCTTTCTTGCCTTATGGGTAATGGGGTATGGCGTTGTGCAAGGTATCGCGCCGCGCATTACAGGGAAGGCGCAAGGTCGGGTGCCTGATGGTCGTAGTGCTTTTTACTGGGTCGCGCTATTGGCATTGCTGACAGGAGCCATTGCCTATGCGGTGCAACAAGCGTGGCATCCTCAGCAAGTGATCGTGATTGGCCTGTTGCTATTTGGGGCGGTGTTTGCGATTAACTCTTCCCTTCACTCGTATCTGATTGTCAGTTATGCCAAAGGCGATGGCGTCTCATTGGATGTGGGTTTTTACTATATGGCTAATGCCATGGGACGTTTGATCGGCACACTATTGTCGGGGTGGATCTATCAAGAACTCGGTTTGGCTGCTTGCTTGTGGGTCTCATGCTTCTTCTTGGCTTTGACGACGTTAATTTCAATCAAGCTCCCTCGCTTTGCAGCGAAAACCGCTTGATCGCAGTGTGTGAATTCT from Vibrio vulnificus NBRC 15645 = ATCC 27562 carries:
- a CDS encoding EAL and HDOD domain-containing protein, with the protein product MNTTYVARQPIFNRKKHTLGYELLFRDGESNAYPVHIESNRATYRLIVENFLSVGTNPAIASSRCFINFPYQTLIRRLPLSLPKNKVVIEVLETCQPTDELLDAIRDLYREGYVIALDDFTLTPEWHRFLPYVHIVKLDVMDLGMEKACELVKEHLARRVKYHFLAEKVETAEEFELAKEAGFKFFQGYFFSKPEVVQTRYVSPEQTVALELFREVCKSEPDFGRIEQIISQDVALSYKLLRFVNTQSTRLEVTISSFRQALIYLGQDKLKMFVSLVVASYVSTNKPRELYNLSLQRAQFCELMSRRHPFSKHNEQGFMIGLLSILDAMMDLSVESLVNHLPLSEIAKQALLCRGGAYGALIALEECFEQADWRGIEQWCEQLGLSIEEVRYELVEAQRWSQEFALI
- a CDS encoding ArsJ-associated glyceraldehyde-3-phosphate dehydrogenase, whose amino-acid sequence is MTIKVGINGFGRIGRLAMRAAFDWPELEFVLINDVAGDATTLGHLLEFDSVQGRWHHEVTVQGQQLHINGHVIETTQQREISAVDWSGCDVVIEATGVHRKSSFLNQYLEQGVKRVVVSAPVKEGGIANIVVGVNDEIFNPEQHRIVTAASCTTNCIAPVVKVIHEKLGIEQASFTTIHDLTNTQTILDAPHKDLRRARACGMSLIPTTTGSATAIVEIFPELKDRINGHAVRVPLANASLTDIIFDVKRDTTAEEVNALLKAASQGELNGILGFEERPLVSIDYRGDQRSTIVDALSTMVVGTRMVKIYAWYDNEMGYATRTAELVRKVGAA
- the arsJ gene encoding organoarsenical effux MFS transporter ArsJ, encoding MIAQLSKSVRQYMLVTFNYWNFTLTDGALRMLVVLYFHDLGYSALAIASLFLFYEFFGVVTNLIGGWLGARLGLNKTMNIGLAMQIIALLMLAVPAAWLTIPWVMAAQALSGIAKDLNKMSAKSAIKTLVPDEQQGALFKWVAILTGSKNALKGAGFFLGGLLLAVFGFQYAVLAMAGGLTLVLIGSLVSLESEMGKAKNKPKFNEIFSKSAPVNILSAARLFLFGARDVWFVVALPVYLGSVFGWDHLWVGGFLALWVMGYGVVQGIAPRITGKAQGRVPDGRSAFYWVALLALLTGAIAYAVQQAWHPQQVIVIGLLLFGAVFAINSSLHSYLIVSYAKGDGVSLDVGFYYMANAMGRLIGTLLSGWIYQELGLAACLWVSCFFLALTTLISIKLPRFAAKTA
- a CDS encoding dual specificity protein phosphatase family protein, which gives rise to MNHPVWQLDLPSGALVLTPCPGTKGVDLHSSLQQLADSGVQAVVTALGDAELASKEVAELGPLVVELGMRWYQIEIEDDCAPDETFAAHWQQASPELQAILRDGGKVALHCMGGSGRTGLFAAHLLLEQGWALGDIIREVQALRPGAFTREVQLSYIESVANAQ
- a CDS encoding metalloregulator ArsR/SmtB family transcription factor translates to MLPHQFFKLLSDETRVRCLMLVAREGKICVGELTYALQESQPKVSRHLAQLRASGLLVDERQGQWVFYRLSDQLPGWMKKMVDDLIASNCLKQVYQQDIARLHQQDRVACC